The following coding sequences lie in one Halorarum halophilum genomic window:
- a CDS encoding MarR family winged helix-turn-helix transcriptional regulator, which yields MDLSATRNCHCLAARRRAREITRRYEEELRPHGLRATQFSVLAALAQTGPKPLGELADLLGLDRTTLTRSAHRLEDKGWIADAESADARERPLRLTPAGRRKIEAAYPAWKRAQDAVEQQAGQRRTERSHDGATTMTPIQRQTERESRTEPSEPSTDHEE from the coding sequence GTGGATCTCTCCGCCACCAGGAACTGCCACTGTCTCGCCGCGCGCCGCCGCGCGCGGGAGATAACGCGACGCTACGAGGAGGAACTCCGCCCCCACGGACTCCGGGCGACGCAGTTCTCCGTCCTCGCCGCGCTGGCCCAGACGGGCCCGAAACCCCTCGGGGAGCTCGCCGACCTCCTCGGTCTCGATCGCACGACGCTCACCAGGAGCGCCCATCGCCTCGAGGACAAGGGGTGGATCGCGGACGCCGAGTCGGCGGACGCCAGGGAACGCCCCCTGCGGCTGACCCCGGCCGGCCGCCGGAAGATCGAGGCGGCCTACCCCGCGTGGAAGCGGGCGCAGGACGCGGTGGAGCAGCAGGCTGGGCAGCGACGGACGGAGCGAAGCCACGACGGAGCCACGACGATGACACCAATCCAGCGGCAGACCGAACGGGAATCGCGAACGGAACCGAGCGAGCCGTCGACGGACCACGAGGAGTGA
- a CDS encoding ATP-binding cassette domain-containing protein — translation MNDEPTYAIETTGLRKSFGETQAVDGIDLQIPRGSVYGLLGPNGAGKTTVIRMLATLLRPDEGTATVLGHDVVRDAAEVRATVSLTGQYASVDEDLTGRENLVLVGRLLGFPWRDAGERADELLAAFGLADAATRQVRTYSGGMRRRLDVAASLVVTPEVLFLDEPTTGLDPRSRNQVWAIIRAIAAQGTTVLLTTQYLDEADRLADRLAVIDDGRVIAEGTSRELKAAVGASTLNVRVQDPDRRSEAEAVLGEVLGLEVHDGTDRDALSASVPDEERAAAALAALADAGVRVAEFSLGQASLDEVFLALTGRPAEDRVEEPGAARTETTEART, via the coding sequence ATGAACGACGAACCGACGTACGCGATCGAAACCACCGGCCTGCGGAAGTCCTTCGGGGAGACGCAGGCCGTGGACGGCATCGACCTGCAGATCCCCCGGGGGTCCGTGTACGGGCTCCTGGGACCCAACGGCGCCGGCAAGACGACGGTGATCCGGATGCTGGCGACGCTGCTCCGGCCGGACGAGGGTACCGCGACCGTCCTCGGCCACGACGTGGTGCGGGACGCGGCCGAGGTCCGCGCGACGGTGAGCCTCACGGGCCAGTACGCCTCCGTCGACGAGGACCTGACGGGTCGCGAGAACCTCGTCCTCGTGGGCCGCCTCCTGGGGTTCCCGTGGCGAGACGCCGGGGAGCGCGCCGACGAGCTGCTCGCGGCCTTCGGCCTCGCGGACGCCGCCACACGGCAGGTGCGGACGTACTCCGGCGGCATGCGGCGTCGCCTGGACGTCGCCGCGAGCCTCGTCGTGACGCCCGAGGTGCTGTTCCTGGACGAGCCGACGACCGGCCTCGACCCGCGCAGCCGGAACCAGGTTTGGGCGATCATCCGCGCCATCGCCGCCCAGGGCACCACCGTCCTCCTCACGACGCAGTACCTGGACGAGGCCGACCGGCTCGCCGACCGCCTCGCCGTCATCGACGACGGGCGCGTCATCGCCGAGGGAACGAGCCGCGAACTGAAGGCGGCCGTCGGGGCGAGCACGCTCAACGTCCGCGTCCAGGACCCGGATCGCCGCTCGGAGGCCGAGGCCGTTCTGGGCGAGGTACTCGGCCTGGAGGTCCACGACGGGACCGACCGGGACGCGCTCTCGGCGAGCGTCCCGGACGAGGAGCGCGCCGCCGCGGCGCTCGCGGCCCTCGCCGATGCCGGAGTACGGGTCGCGGAGTTCTCGCTCGGACAGGCGAGCCTGGACGAGGTGTTCCTGGCGCTCACGGGCCGCCCTGCCGAGGACCGGGTCGAAGAGCCGGGTGCCGCGAGAACGGAAACGACGGAGGCGAGGACATGA
- a CDS encoding VOC family protein, whose product MQKITPNLWFDDDAEEAVDRYTSVFDDSAIGTVSRYDEASAEASGRPAGSVMTVPFELEGQSFLALDGGPGFSFTPAISFIVNCPTREGVDELWGQLSAGGEELMPLDTYPFSDRYGWIQDEYGVSWQLMFADHVPKREIVPSLLFVGDRCGQAEEAIGFYTSIFGDSEVGDVARYGPDQGPDEEGTVMYADFRLEGQRFAAMDSAMDHGFDFTEAISFVVDCADQEEVDYFWEELTTDGGEEGQCGWLKDPYGVSWQIVPTVLSELLEGEDSEGSRRVTEALLGMRKLDVEALEEAYAP is encoded by the coding sequence ATGCAGAAGATCACGCCGAACCTGTGGTTCGACGACGACGCGGAGGAGGCGGTAGACCGGTACACCAGCGTATTCGACGATTCGGCGATCGGAACCGTCAGCCGGTACGACGAGGCATCGGCGGAAGCGTCCGGACGGCCGGCGGGCAGCGTCATGACCGTGCCGTTCGAACTCGAAGGCCAGTCGTTCCTGGCGCTCGACGGCGGGCCGGGGTTCTCGTTCACCCCTGCGATCTCGTTCATCGTCAATTGCCCGACGAGGGAGGGGGTCGACGAACTGTGGGGACAGCTTTCAGCGGGCGGCGAGGAACTGATGCCGCTCGATACGTACCCGTTCAGCGATCGGTACGGCTGGATCCAGGACGAGTACGGCGTGTCGTGGCAGCTGATGTTCGCCGACCACGTCCCGAAGCGAGAGATCGTCCCGTCCCTGCTGTTCGTCGGCGATCGGTGTGGACAGGCGGAGGAAGCGATCGGCTTCTACACGTCGATATTCGGCGACTCCGAGGTCGGTGACGTGGCCCGCTACGGCCCGGATCAGGGGCCGGACGAGGAGGGGACGGTCATGTACGCCGACTTCAGGCTCGAGGGCCAGCGGTTCGCGGCGATGGACAGCGCGATGGACCACGGCTTCGACTTCACCGAGGCGATCTCGTTCGTCGTCGACTGTGCGGACCAGGAGGAGGTCGACTACTTCTGGGAGGAACTCACGACGGACGGCGGCGAGGAGGGACAGTGCGGCTGGCTGAAGGACCCCTACGGCGTGTCGTGGCAGATCGTCCCGACCGTGCTGTCGGAACTGCTGGAGGGCGAGGATTCCGAGGGTTCGAGGAGGGTCACGGAGGCGCTGCTCGGAATGCGGAAACTCGACGTGGAGGCGCTGGAGGAAGCGTATGCCCCGTGA
- a CDS encoding NAD-dependent epimerase/dehydratase family protein yields the protein MRVFLAGATGVLGRRLVDQFADRGHEVVGLVRDDDGAALVETRGGTPQYGDVLDPETLAPAMAGADVVVAAQTALPVKDKPTEADWARNDRVRVEGTRNLVATADDTVDRFCFPSVVWVARQPDGSRFDERAERHPDRATRSAADVEDLLQDAASEHGFDVTILRLGFLYAPDAGHTRQMGEGLLSRDLPIVGGGLLGRRDAELSLLHADDAARAFVEAIGADATGLYHVVDDEPVSVADFFSAFAAELGAPKPRRVPGWLARFLVGREQVNVLTKPFPTTATLFRRDVGWEPSYPTYREGLAQVVGRWADDGTIRRTGTGYEWVGHETARQPNAAEAAPRT from the coding sequence ATGCGAGTGTTCCTCGCGGGTGCGACGGGTGTCCTCGGCCGTCGGCTGGTCGACCAGTTCGCCGACCGGGGACACGAAGTGGTCGGGCTCGTCCGGGACGACGACGGCGCGGCGCTCGTCGAGACGCGGGGCGGCACGCCCCAGTACGGGGACGTGCTCGATCCGGAGACGCTCGCTCCGGCGATGGCGGGCGCCGACGTGGTCGTCGCCGCCCAGACCGCGCTTCCGGTGAAGGACAAGCCGACGGAGGCAGACTGGGCCCGGAACGACCGCGTCCGGGTCGAGGGCACGCGGAACCTGGTGGCCACCGCGGACGACACCGTCGACCGGTTCTGCTTCCCGAGCGTCGTCTGGGTCGCCCGACAGCCCGACGGCTCCCGGTTCGATGAGCGGGCCGAGCGCCACCCGGACCGGGCCACGCGGTCGGCGGCCGACGTCGAGGACCTCCTCCAGGACGCGGCGTCGGAACACGGGTTCGACGTCACGATCCTGCGGCTGGGCTTCCTCTACGCGCCGGACGCGGGGCACACGCGCCAGATGGGCGAGGGGCTCCTCTCCCGCGACTTGCCCATCGTCGGGGGCGGCCTGCTCGGCCGCCGGGACGCGGAACTGTCGCTGCTCCACGCGGACGACGCGGCGCGGGCGTTCGTCGAGGCGATCGGTGCGGACGCGACCGGCCTCTATCACGTCGTCGACGACGAACCGGTCTCCGTGGCCGACTTCTTCTCGGCGTTCGCGGCCGAGTTGGGCGCGCCGAAGCCCCGTCGGGTTCCGGGGTGGCTCGCCCGGTTCCTCGTCGGCCGGGAGCAGGTGAACGTGCTCACGAAGCCGTTCCCCACTACCGCCACCCTGTTCCGCAGGGACGTCGGGTGGGAACCGTCGTACCCCACCTACCGCGAGGGGCTCGCGCAGGTCGTCGGGAGGTGGGCGGACGACGGCACGATCCGACGTACTGGGACCGGGTACGAGTGGGTCGGGCACGAGACCGCCCGCCAACCGAACGCCGCGGAGGCCGCCCCGCGAACGTGA
- the thrC gene encoding threonine synthase: protein MASGTVCYACGTTYPSTERLRCDCGEPVWIEVDPSGFDWSAVRDGEQGVWRYADLLPVEPSTDVSAGAGDTPLIRAERLDEYAGCRLHVKDEGLNPTGSFKDRGSAVGVGAAIERGRELVGTVSHGNMAMSTAAMAAGRGLDCVVLVPERIPPGRLELIAQYEPTLLKVAGDYGRLYDETVSLDTEPAIEFVNSDAPLRVEGQKTVALELCEAFAPDVPDAIVLPVSSGGHASAVWKGLRELSAAGVVDDLPRLYLVQAAACDPVARAYREGAETVTPVDPDETVAFSISNASPPSGNRALAAVRDTGGAAVSVSEAAITEAQSILATEAGLCVEPASATTLAGVRTLTDEGELAADEDVVVVTTGTGFKELGTGSEPSDARTIDLGDLETELSAIVSNPSG from the coding sequence ATGGCTTCGGGAACGGTCTGCTACGCCTGCGGTACAACCTACCCCTCGACCGAGCGCCTGCGCTGCGACTGTGGCGAGCCAGTCTGGATCGAGGTCGACCCGTCGGGGTTCGACTGGTCGGCCGTCCGCGACGGCGAGCAGGGCGTGTGGCGCTATGCCGACCTCCTCCCCGTCGAGCCGTCGACGGATGTGAGTGCCGGCGCCGGCGATACACCGCTCATTCGAGCCGAGCGACTCGACGAGTACGCCGGCTGTCGGCTCCACGTGAAGGACGAGGGGCTGAACCCCACTGGCAGCTTCAAGGACCGCGGCAGCGCCGTCGGCGTCGGGGCGGCGATCGAACGCGGCCGCGAACTCGTCGGCACCGTCTCGCACGGCAACATGGCGATGAGCACGGCGGCGATGGCGGCCGGCCGCGGCCTCGACTGCGTCGTGCTCGTCCCGGAGCGCATCCCACCCGGACGGCTCGAACTCATCGCGCAGTACGAGCCGACGCTGCTGAAGGTGGCAGGCGACTACGGGAGACTGTACGACGAGACCGTTTCCCTCGACACTGAGCCGGCCATCGAGTTCGTCAACTCCGACGCCCCCCTCCGCGTCGAGGGCCAGAAGACGGTCGCGCTGGAGCTCTGCGAGGCGTTCGCGCCCGACGTCCCGGACGCGATCGTCCTCCCGGTCAGCAGCGGCGGGCACGCCAGCGCGGTCTGGAAGGGGCTCCGGGAGCTGTCCGCGGCGGGCGTCGTCGACGACCTCCCGCGGCTCTACCTGGTCCAGGCGGCCGCCTGCGACCCCGTCGCCCGGGCGTACCGCGAAGGTGCCGAGACGGTGACGCCGGTCGACCCCGACGAGACGGTCGCGTTCTCCATCTCGAACGCGTCGCCGCCGAGCGGGAACCGGGCACTCGCGGCTGTCCGCGACACCGGCGGCGCGGCGGTGTCGGTCTCCGAGGCTGCGATCACGGAGGCGCAATCGATACTTGCGACCGAGGCGGGACTCTGCGTCGAGCCGGCGAGCGCGACCACGCTCGCCGGCGTCCGGACGCTCACCGACGAGGGCGAACTCGCGGCCGACGAGGACGTCGTCGTCGTAACCACGGGGACCGGATTCAAGGAACTCGGAACTGGGAGCGAACCGTCCGACGCCCGGACGATCGACCTCGGTGACCTCGAAACGGAACTCTCAGCGATCGTGTCGAATCCGAGTGGCTGA
- a CDS encoding VirB4 family type IV secretion system protein yields the protein MSNLPSSLIPLQGPITELPLLPVGTALLGALLLGVLVTTWWHRRAEPEPFEPGAVFDESVLRDAHAEQAVLEEIAERQQHAVAPAAVEWETRAARVGEQWTSTLYVADWPDYPADGYLNELFTLTDVQFDCTVRITPRNQERARDELQKVADDLQVDADLERSVHGRYLQERAHEAAATYTAVENGQRVFGQAMFVTVRADSRETLREDVRTVRRRLRDTPANLTPKTAICTQDLAVRAAAPLTGNPFGREAVALGGAVGAVLASPHTPTILEPGGVEVGVHRHTDSPLVIDPFARENGYAKFTVGDPGSGKSFGAKQQFLRSIAQSPNRLGIILEPLNNWAGVADALGARRITVGGTMGLNPLEIKLTPEHVQRAMGEDASPFSEKKASVLSFLTNYFALRGVDLGDRRTTLELAIDHAYREQGITDDIATHANESPTLRDVLDILETLVDDPQPFVVRTAAEEDKLRADATWLIDQLRPFAEGGRFENLGRPTEFDIRDEGLIYLDLGQQEGSVGGTTSLLMQLLISLVYERAKETEKEVVFCIDEARYVMQDTASLSFLETVFRHHRHHDLSIQLVTQTVDEFFQHPESEAILDQCAVKQFHRLDGMDEEWANEFGLNYAQMRFVQDAIPGNDRAGYSEALVGVDGEWRGLEVRALPLETEVIDFDPGENGSETMLGVSVDNGGATQSLSNR from the coding sequence ATGAGTAATCTCCCGTCCTCGCTCATCCCGCTTCAGGGTCCCATCACGGAGTTGCCTTTGCTTCCAGTAGGTACTGCCCTTTTGGGGGCGCTGCTCCTCGGCGTACTGGTCACGACGTGGTGGCATCGTCGGGCGGAGCCCGAACCGTTCGAGCCCGGTGCCGTGTTCGACGAGTCGGTCTTGCGGGATGCCCACGCCGAGCAGGCAGTTCTCGAGGAGATCGCCGAGCGCCAGCAGCATGCTGTCGCACCTGCGGCCGTCGAGTGGGAGACGAGAGCGGCCCGTGTCGGCGAGCAGTGGACGAGCACGCTGTACGTTGCTGACTGGCCCGACTACCCCGCCGACGGCTACCTCAACGAGCTGTTCACGCTCACCGACGTCCAGTTCGATTGTACGGTTCGAATCACGCCGAGGAATCAGGAACGCGCCCGTGACGAACTCCAGAAGGTGGCCGACGACCTCCAGGTCGATGCCGACCTCGAACGGAGTGTCCACGGGCGCTACCTGCAGGAGCGCGCTCACGAGGCGGCAGCCACCTACACTGCCGTCGAAAACGGCCAGCGAGTGTTCGGCCAGGCTATGTTTGTCACCGTCCGGGCCGACTCTCGCGAAACACTGCGGGAGGACGTGCGGACCGTTCGCCGCCGTCTCCGCGATACGCCCGCGAACCTCACCCCGAAAACGGCGATCTGCACACAGGATCTCGCTGTCCGAGCTGCCGCCCCACTGACCGGCAATCCATTCGGCCGTGAAGCCGTCGCACTCGGTGGAGCGGTGGGGGCCGTGCTCGCCTCACCACATACGCCAACGATCCTCGAGCCCGGTGGGGTTGAAGTCGGCGTCCATCGTCACACGGACAGCCCGCTCGTCATCGACCCCTTCGCCCGCGAGAACGGCTATGCCAAGTTCACCGTGGGTGACCCGGGCTCTGGCAAATCGTTCGGCGCTAAACAGCAGTTCCTCCGGTCGATCGCCCAGTCGCCGAACCGGCTGGGAATCATCCTCGAACCGCTGAACAACTGGGCCGGCGTCGCTGACGCGCTCGGCGCCCGTCGCATCACGGTCGGTGGGACGATGGGGCTGAATCCTCTGGAGATCAAACTGACTCCGGAGCACGTCCAGCGCGCCATGGGCGAGGACGCCAGCCCGTTCAGCGAGAAGAAGGCGAGCGTTCTGAGCTTCCTCACGAACTACTTCGCCCTCCGTGGTGTCGACCTCGGTGATCGGCGAACGACGCTCGAACTCGCAATCGACCATGCGTATCGAGAGCAGGGGATCACTGACGACATCGCCACGCACGCCAACGAGAGCCCGACGCTCAGGGACGTCCTCGATATCCTGGAGACGTTGGTCGACGATCCCCAACCGTTCGTCGTTCGGACGGCTGCGGAGGAGGACAAGTTACGGGCCGATGCGACGTGGCTTATCGATCAACTCCGACCGTTCGCCGAGGGCGGCCGGTTCGAGAACCTCGGGCGGCCGACCGAGTTCGATATTCGTGATGAGGGTCTCATCTATCTCGATCTCGGCCAGCAGGAGGGGAGCGTCGGTGGGACCACGAGTCTATTGATGCAACTTCTCATCTCGCTCGTCTACGAACGCGCAAAGGAGACCGAGAAGGAGGTCGTATTCTGCATCGACGAGGCGCGGTACGTAATGCAGGACACCGCGAGCCTGTCCTTCCTCGAGACGGTGTTCCGCCATCACCGTCATCACGATCTCTCAATCCAGCTTGTCACCCAGACTGTCGACGAGTTCTTCCAGCATCCGGAGTCGGAAGCCATCCTCGACCAGTGTGCAGTCAAGCAATTTCATCGGCTCGACGGTATGGACGAGGAGTGGGCCAACGAGTTCGGCCTGAACTACGCACAGATGCGATT
- a CDS encoding HalOD1 output domain-containing protein, translating into MVQDMTCEESPGDTDATNRDSTRDAGPSETIVRTEWVESGRPSIAIVEAIAEATGRDPVSVAPLYEHIDSDALDALVTAAKDSSRPDVRVSFSVDVFTIVVDGGGGLEVRARSTGV; encoded by the coding sequence GTGGTCCAAGACATGACATGTGAAGAATCACCGGGAGACACGGACGCGACGAATCGGGATTCCACGAGGGATGCAGGTCCCTCTGAGACCATCGTCCGGACAGAGTGGGTGGAGTCCGGACGGCCGAGTATCGCCATCGTCGAGGCCATCGCGGAGGCGACCGGACGCGACCCCGTCTCCGTCGCGCCGTTGTACGAGCACATCGATAGCGACGCCCTCGACGCGCTGGTAACCGCTGCGAAAGACAGTTCGCGTCCCGACGTTCGCGTGTCGTTTTCGGTGGACGTGTTCACGATCGTCGTCGACGGCGGTGGCGGGCTCGAAGTCCGCGCCCGTTCGACAGGAGTGTGA
- a CDS encoding helix-hairpin-helix domain-containing protein, whose product MPRDTGGTPIPTAELAAPARRALDGAGYTTLEQLEAVREADVAELHGVGPSTVATLRELLEARDLSFRGGE is encoded by the coding sequence ATGCCCCGTGATACGGGAGGGACGCCCATCCCGACGGCGGAACTGGCCGCCCCGGCCCGACGAGCACTCGACGGAGCCGGATACACGACGCTGGAACAGCTCGAAGCGGTCCGAGAGGCGGACGTCGCGGAGCTACACGGCGTCGGTCCGAGTACGGTAGCGACGCTTCGCGAGCTACTCGAAGCGCGGGACTTGTCGTTTCGAGGGGGCGAGTAG
- a CDS encoding arylsulfotransferase family protein: protein MPEKLLYRALFALVIVGCVVGTAAAYVGNPSGESGFEGKSGSEVMADRSQQVVPERDDITVMGMDSNSWRGQESDGPRGRAELVAYAPNGSILYYNDTHTRYWDVDPVPGTRATVEATYADHVEGPDCPDPDEWDPARHGVDQDTWDAYYDHHEEADACTRNGVERVNLTTGEVTPVWSRMTPGKEATRYHDVDRINDTHLVVADIYLDRVFVVDETSDETVWTWNASDEFDPEETGGPYPGDWTHINDVELVDNGSRIMVSARNLDRALFIDRETGRTDENWTLGSEDDYGVIYEQHNPDYIPEENGGPAVLVADSENNRVVEYQRENGEWIKSWQWRDARMQWPRDADRLPNGHTLITDSNGNRVFEVDTDGNVVWAARVAFPYEAERLGTGDESAGGPSAERAGLASRTGGPVDQFWIGVKDVLPGKYLNGLMYITPVWLGVGQLSALLLAVVVAVVWGVLEYRWRRNASQP, encoded by the coding sequence ATGCCCGAGAAACTGCTCTATCGGGCGCTGTTCGCGCTCGTCATCGTCGGGTGCGTCGTCGGAACCGCGGCCGCGTACGTCGGTAATCCCTCGGGGGAGAGCGGCTTCGAAGGGAAATCGGGGTCTGAGGTGATGGCCGATCGATCCCAACAGGTCGTCCCGGAACGCGACGACATCACCGTGATGGGGATGGATTCGAACTCGTGGCGTGGACAGGAGAGCGACGGCCCCCGGGGACGGGCGGAACTCGTCGCGTACGCGCCGAACGGGAGCATCCTCTACTACAACGACACACACACCCGCTACTGGGACGTTGACCCGGTTCCCGGGACGCGAGCGACGGTCGAGGCGACCTACGCGGACCACGTCGAGGGCCCCGACTGCCCGGATCCTGACGAATGGGACCCCGCTCGCCACGGCGTCGACCAGGACACCTGGGACGCGTACTACGACCATCACGAGGAAGCCGACGCGTGCACCCGGAACGGCGTCGAACGCGTCAACCTCACTACCGGGGAGGTCACCCCCGTCTGGTCGCGGATGACGCCCGGCAAGGAGGCGACACGGTACCACGACGTCGACCGCATCAACGACACCCACCTCGTCGTCGCCGACATCTACCTCGACCGCGTGTTCGTCGTCGACGAGACGAGCGACGAGACGGTCTGGACGTGGAACGCCTCCGACGAGTTCGACCCCGAGGAGACCGGCGGCCCGTACCCCGGGGACTGGACGCACATCAACGACGTCGAACTCGTCGATAACGGCTCGCGCATCATGGTCAGCGCTCGGAACCTCGACCGGGCCCTGTTCATCGACCGTGAGACGGGCCGGACCGACGAGAACTGGACGCTCGGGTCGGAGGACGACTACGGCGTCATCTACGAACAGCACAATCCGGACTACATCCCCGAGGAGAACGGGGGGCCGGCCGTGCTGGTCGCGGACTCGGAGAACAACCGCGTCGTCGAGTACCAGCGCGAAAACGGCGAGTGGATCAAATCCTGGCAGTGGCGGGACGCCCGGATGCAGTGGCCGCGGGACGCCGACCGCCTGCCGAACGGGCACACGCTGATCACCGACTCGAACGGGAACCGCGTGTTCGAGGTGGACACCGACGGGAACGTCGTCTGGGCCGCGCGCGTGGCGTTCCCGTACGAGGCCGAGCGCCTCGGGACGGGTGACGAGAGCGCCGGCGGTCCCAGCGCGGAGCGTGCGGGGCTGGCCTCGCGAACCGGGGGCCCCGTCGACCAGTTCTGGATCGGCGTGAAGGACGTCCTCCCGGGCAAGTACCTGAACGGGTTGATGTACATCACGCCCGTCTGGCTCGGCGTCGGCCAGCTGTCCGCCCTGTTGCTGGCAGTCGTCGTGGCAGTGGTCTGGGGGGTCCTGGAGTATCGCTGGCGGCGTAACGCCTCCCAGCCCTGA
- a CDS encoding SRPBCC family protein: protein MTGTSGEGTSTQVTRVIEAPRDEVYRAFLDPDAVASWLPPAGMTGHVHRFDPREGGEFRISLTYRDPADSPGGTGGKTTGDTDTHRGRFVELVPHERIVEVVAFESDDPAFDGEMRVTVSLADVADSTEVTYRCENVPRGIRPEDNEAGCRSSLRNLAALLE, encoded by the coding sequence GTGACGGGGACCTCCGGGGAGGGTACGAGCACGCAAGTCACCCGGGTCATCGAGGCACCCCGCGACGAGGTGTATCGAGCATTCCTCGACCCGGACGCCGTCGCCTCGTGGCTCCCACCAGCGGGCATGACCGGCCACGTCCATCGCTTCGATCCGCGCGAGGGCGGCGAGTTCCGCATCTCGCTGACGTACCGGGACCCGGCGGATTCGCCGGGTGGAACGGGTGGGAAGACCACCGGGGACACGGACACGCATCGAGGGCGGTTCGTCGAACTGGTTCCCCACGAGCGGATCGTGGAGGTCGTCGCGTTCGAGTCGGACGATCCGGCGTTCGACGGCGAGATGAGGGTCACCGTGAGTCTGGCCGACGTCGCCGACAGCACCGAGGTCACGTATCGCTGTGAGAACGTACCGAGGGGGATCCGGCCCGAGGACAACGAGGCCGGCTGCCGGTCGTCGCTGCGGAACCTGGCCGCGCTCCTCGAATGA
- a CDS encoding helix-turn-helix domain-containing protein: MRHVRLTVAPAGDGSEVPAMYRVLSDAPYLDRVVGLHWNVSGDRLGLMVYAEGDAEAFRDGIRRIAAVLDFELVSAGDGRFYAYLRNELNELSRRLFGTFTRGSLLVVPPLVYGDGSVTFSVFGPRDEVQAAIEQVPSPFEVTVDAVSGMGATPGLVGTSLSARQREAVEVAIDVGYYEVPRQGDYETIAARMECAPSTAAEHLRKAESKVLRAAFPRG; this comes from the coding sequence ATGAGACACGTCCGGCTCACCGTCGCACCCGCCGGGGACGGGAGCGAGGTCCCGGCCATGTACCGGGTGCTCTCGGACGCGCCGTACCTCGACCGGGTGGTCGGCCTCCACTGGAACGTCTCCGGCGACCGGCTCGGGTTGATGGTGTACGCGGAAGGCGACGCCGAGGCGTTTCGGGACGGGATACGACGGATCGCGGCGGTGCTCGACTTCGAACTCGTGTCGGCGGGCGACGGTCGTTTCTACGCGTACCTGCGGAACGAGTTGAACGAGCTCTCGCGGCGGCTCTTCGGGACCTTCACCCGCGGCAGCCTGCTCGTCGTGCCTCCCCTCGTCTACGGCGACGGCTCGGTGACGTTCTCGGTGTTCGGGCCTCGGGACGAAGTGCAGGCCGCCATCGAGCAGGTCCCGTCCCCGTTCGAGGTGACGGTCGACGCGGTGAGCGGGATGGGAGCGACGCCGGGACTGGTCGGGACGTCGCTCTCCGCACGCCAGCGCGAGGCCGTCGAAGTCGCCATCGACGTCGGCTACTACGAGGTTCCGCGCCAGGGGGACTACGAGACGATCGCGGCGAGGATGGAGTGTGCGCCCAGCACGGCCGCCGAACACCTGCGGAAGGCCGAGTCGAAGGTACTCCGCGCCGCGTTCCCGCGCGGGTAA
- a CDS encoding ABC transporter permease has protein sequence MSAETPEAPPVAEDELGGVLSKAERPPRAGAVSASLTLAWRAMLKIKHVPFQLFDVTAFPLMFTLLFTFLFGGALAGSPGEYIQFLLPGILVQSIVFITVYTGFGLNTDIDKGLFDRFQSLPIWQPAPIVGALLGDLVRYSIAAVMVIGLGVVLGFRPGAGVGGVLGGLALVLVFAFSLSWIWILVGLSVEKPESVMTTSFLLLFPLTFVSNIFVDPTTMPGWLQTVVGVNPVTHLTDATRGLMHGGVALADVAWVLAASAVIVAVFAPLSLRKYHEER, from the coding sequence ATGAGCGCCGAGACGCCGGAGGCGCCCCCCGTCGCCGAGGACGAACTCGGCGGCGTCCTCTCGAAGGCCGAGCGCCCACCGCGCGCCGGGGCCGTCTCCGCTTCGCTCACCCTGGCGTGGAGAGCGATGCTCAAGATCAAGCACGTCCCCTTCCAGCTCTTCGACGTCACGGCGTTCCCGCTCATGTTCACGCTGCTGTTCACCTTCCTCTTCGGCGGTGCCCTCGCGGGCTCGCCCGGCGAGTACATCCAGTTCCTCCTGCCGGGCATCCTGGTCCAGTCCATCGTCTTCATCACGGTCTACACGGGCTTCGGGCTCAACACGGACATCGACAAGGGCCTCTTCGACCGGTTCCAGTCGCTCCCGATCTGGCAGCCCGCGCCGATCGTCGGCGCGCTCCTGGGTGACCTCGTCCGCTACTCGATCGCGGCGGTCATGGTCATCGGGCTCGGGGTCGTCCTCGGCTTCCGGCCCGGCGCCGGGGTCGGTGGCGTGCTCGGCGGTCTCGCCCTCGTGCTCGTCTTCGCGTTCAGCCTCTCGTGGATCTGGATCCTCGTCGGGCTCTCCGTCGAGAAGCCCGAGTCCGTCATGACGACGAGCTTCCTCCTGCTGTTCCCGCTCACGTTCGTGAGCAACATCTTCGTGGATCCGACGACGATGCCGGGGTGGCTCCAGACGGTCGTCGGTGTGAATCCCGTGACGCATCTCACCGACGCCACCCGCGGGCTCATGCACGGCGGCGTCGCGCTCGCGGACGTGGCGTGGGTGCTCGCGGCCTCCGCCGTGATCGTCGCCGTGTTCGCGCCGCTGTCCCTCCGCAAGTATCACGAGGAGCGGTGA